The following are encoded in a window of Castanea sativa cultivar Marrone di Chiusa Pesio chromosome 9, ASM4071231v1 genomic DNA:
- the LOC142608685 gene encoding anthocyanidin 3-O-glucosyltransferase 4-like — translation MCWGANANLATIWTGDQFINEKLIVQVLKIGVRVGVEDPLQWGEEDKIGVLMKKEDVKGAIDKLMDEGEEREERRKRTRELGEIAKRAIELGGSSYLNLILLIQDISNKQNMANQPNTLL, via the coding sequence ATGTGCTGGGGTGCCAATGCTAACTTGGCCACTATATGGACTGGAGACCAGTTTATCAATGAGAAATTAATAGTGCAAGTGCTAAAAATTGGTGTGAGGGTTGGGGTGGAGGATCCTTTACAGTGGGGTGAGGAGGACAAGATTGGGGTGTTGATGAAGAAGGAAGATGTTAAGGGGGCCATAGACAAGCTAATGGATGAAggagaggaaagagaggagAGGAGGAAAAGGACTAGAGAGCTTGGGGAGATTGCGAAGAGAGCTATTGAATTGGGGGGATCTTCTTACTTGAACTTGATACTGCTAATTCAAGATATAAGCAACAAGCAGAATATGGCAAATCAGCCTAACACACTTCTATAA